A single region of the Labrus bergylta chromosome 10, fLabBer1.1, whole genome shotgun sequence genome encodes:
- the sf3b5 gene encoding splicing factor 3B subunit 5 → MTDRYNIHSQLEHLQSKYIGTGHADTSKWEWLVNQHRDSYCSYMGHFDLLNYFSVAENESKARVRFNLMEKMLQPCGPPADKPDDA, encoded by the coding sequence ATGACGGACAGATACAACATCCACAGTCAGCTGGAGCATCTCCAGTCTAAGTACATCGGCACAGGACACGCCGACACCAGCAAGTGGGAATGGCTGGTGAACCAGCACAGAGACTCGTACTGCTCCTACATGGGACATTTCGACCTGCTCAACTACTTCTCTGTGGCTGAGAACGAGAGCAAAGCCCGTGTCCGCTTCAACCTGATGGAGAAGATGCTTCAGCCGTGTGGACCCCCGGCAGACAAACCTGACGATGCATAA